One part of the bacterium genome encodes these proteins:
- a CDS encoding DUF1989 domain-containing protein: protein MVEPRALYDRNPGTPLDVDQTFYNRLAHDIGKRTLVERMVVPRRSGQAWTVPGGHLCRIVVIEGPQVADFNAWNRHNPRERFWAARTRQLHGTHVTTFDRLWSCLPYLRPMLTITNDTVGYGIDADGAGCHDLLGTRCDPYVHKMLNGEEFDYSCHSNLVRAVAPYRLTEFDVHDVLNIFMVTGLRRDGRYFAKGSPAKTGDFFEFFAEMDLLCAISTCPHGDLSVPMWGPERRDPLSTCRPLAVEVYRPAAELLSGWTPLPPADYRGVHGLKFPSS, encoded by the coding sequence GTGGTCGAACCGAGGGCTCTCTATGATCGCAACCCGGGAACACCGCTTGACGTCGACCAAACGTTCTACAACAGGCTCGCCCACGATATCGGCAAACGCACCCTCGTTGAGCGAATGGTTGTCCCGCGCCGGTCCGGACAGGCCTGGACCGTTCCCGGCGGCCACCTATGCCGCATTGTCGTGATCGAGGGCCCGCAGGTGGCCGATTTTAATGCCTGGAATCGCCACAATCCGCGCGAGCGCTTCTGGGCGGCCAGGACTCGGCAGCTGCACGGCACGCACGTCACGACATTTGATCGGCTGTGGTCGTGTCTCCCGTACCTCCGACCGATGCTGACAATCACAAACGATACTGTCGGCTATGGGATCGACGCGGACGGGGCGGGATGCCATGACCTGCTTGGGACGCGGTGTGACCCCTACGTTCACAAAATGCTGAACGGGGAAGAATTTGACTATTCCTGCCACTCGAATTTGGTGCGCGCCGTAGCCCCGTATCGCCTCACCGAATTTGATGTGCATGATGTGCTGAACATCTTCATGGTCACCGGATTGAGGCGCGACGGGCGGTACTTTGCCAAGGGGAGCCCGGCAAAGACCGGGGATTTCTTTGAGTTTTTCGCGGAGATGGATTTACTCTGTGCGATTTCCACATGCCCGCACGGAGATTTGTCCGTACCGATGTGGGGGCCGGAACGGCGTGATCCTCTCTCGACCTGCCGGCCTCTGGCGGTGGAGGTATATCGCCCGGCGGCTGAACTGCTGTCAGGTTGGACACCCCTGCCCCCCGCGGATTATCGCGGGGTCCACGGCCTCAAATTCCCCTCTTCCTAA
- a CDS encoding SRPBCC domain-containing protein, producing MAEEERRDRLVIRKVIQASCEEVFAAWIDPKSIGEWMCPGEIVTAEAQLDPRGGGTYRIVMKGTRAIDHTGEYLVVEPPSKLAFTWISKTTGNQPTLVTVELFERGSACELVLTHERFANADEVKRHQGGWGQIVDKLARYLARRSPIRGD from the coding sequence GTGGCTGAGGAGGAGCGACGAGATCGGCTTGTAATACGCAAAGTCATTCAGGCGTCTTGCGAAGAGGTCTTCGCGGCCTGGATCGACCCGAAGAGCATTGGCGAGTGGATGTGCCCCGGAGAAATCGTCACGGCCGAAGCGCAGCTTGACCCCCGTGGCGGGGGTACGTATCGGATCGTCATGAAGGGCACCCGCGCGATCGACCATACGGGGGAATATCTGGTGGTCGAGCCGCCGTCGAAACTCGCTTTTACGTGGATCTCCAAAACCACCGGCAACCAACCGACGCTCGTCACTGTCGAGCTTTTCGAGCGCGGCAGTGCGTGCGAACTCGTCCTCACGCACGAGCGCTTCGCCAACGCCGATGAGGTAAAGCGTCACCAGGGAGGATGGGGGCAGATCGTGGATAAACTCGCCCGCTATCTCGCCCGACGCTCACCGATTCGAGGCGATTGA
- a CDS encoding Glu/Leu/Phe/Val dehydrogenase dimerization domain-containing protein, whose protein sequence is MDSILAYMERYDYENVFICQDKAVGLRAVIAIHDTTLGPATGGTRMWTFPSEMEAIEDALRLARGMTYKYAAAGVNLGGGKCVVIGDPRREKSEMLFRSLGRFINRLGGIYITGEDVGTTLREMEYMRMETPYVVTLPASWGGAGPIGGATAFGVVQGMKACAKAVYESDSLEGRTVTIQGLGAVGSEVVPLLVKEGARVVVTDIDREKVEAVTAEFSVSSVHPDEIIGREADIFCPCALGGVINTQTLAQLKVKIICGSANNQLREERDGQEVETKGILYAPDYIVNAGGTIFDTDRLNPGGFNRERAMTNVSRIYETMSSLIRVSRQERIPTYRAADLLAERRIEAVRKAKLLAARGEVRM, encoded by the coding sequence ATGGACTCCATCCTGGCATACATGGAGCGATACGATTACGAGAACGTATTCATCTGTCAGGACAAGGCCGTCGGTTTGCGGGCCGTCATCGCCATCCACGACACGACCCTCGGCCCGGCCACCGGTGGAACGCGCATGTGGACGTTTCCATCGGAAATGGAGGCCATTGAGGACGCCCTCCGCTTGGCGCGCGGGATGACTTACAAATACGCGGCGGCGGGAGTGAATCTGGGGGGGGGAAAGTGCGTCGTCATCGGAGACCCACGGCGAGAGAAGAGCGAGATGTTATTTCGCTCGTTGGGGCGTTTCATCAATCGGCTCGGTGGGATCTACATCACGGGTGAGGATGTCGGGACCACCCTTCGTGAAATGGAGTACATGCGGATGGAAACCCCCTACGTCGTGACCCTCCCCGCTTCCTGGGGGGGTGCGGGCCCCATCGGAGGGGCCACAGCCTTTGGGGTCGTGCAGGGGATGAAAGCGTGTGCCAAGGCCGTCTACGAGAGCGATTCCCTCGAGGGACGTACCGTAACCATCCAGGGATTGGGCGCGGTCGGGTCGGAGGTGGTGCCCCTCCTGGTCAAGGAAGGCGCGCGGGTGGTTGTCACCGATATCGACCGGGAGAAGGTAGAAGCGGTCACGGCCGAGTTTTCGGTTTCCTCCGTCCACCCAGATGAGATCATCGGCCGGGAAGCCGACATCTTCTGCCCGTGTGCGTTGGGCGGAGTGATCAACACGCAGACGCTCGCGCAGCTCAAGGTCAAGATCATCTGCGGATCGGCCAATAACCAACTGCGAGAAGAACGCGACGGCCAGGAAGTTGAGACCAAAGGCATTCTGTACGCCCCCGACTACATCGTGAACGCGGGGGGTACGATTTTCGACACCGATCGGCTCAACCCCGGTGGGTTCAACCGGGAGCGCGCCATGACAAACGTGTCGAGGATCTATGAGACGATGTCCTCCCTCATCCGCGTCTCCCGGCAAGAGCGGATTCCCACGTACCGGGCGGCCGATCTGTTGGCCGAACGGCGCATTGAGGCGGTGCGGAAGGCGAAGTTGTTGGCGGCTCGCGGCGAGGTGCGCATGTAG
- a CDS encoding thioredoxin family protein — MVDMTGHHAVVSKDEWIEARKRLLVKEKEFTRLRDQLSQDRRDLPWERVDKPYSFEGPNGKETLSELFAGRSQLVIYHFMFAPDWKEGCPHCSRWADNFNGVIVHLNQRDVTMVAVSRVSYGTLAAYRKRMSWGFKWVSSAETDFNSDYHVSFTPQELARAAAFYNFTIQDPGVSEREGVSVFFKDATGGVFHTYSAYARGIDMLNVDYHYLDLVPKGRDEGGRGPYWVRRHDEYGR; from the coding sequence ATGGTCGACATGACAGGTCATCATGCTGTGGTGTCCAAGGACGAGTGGATCGAGGCGCGTAAGCGGCTTCTGGTCAAAGAGAAGGAGTTCACACGGTTGCGCGACCAGTTGAGTCAGGATCGGCGCGACCTGCCCTGGGAGCGCGTCGACAAACCGTACTCCTTCGAGGGGCCGAACGGCAAGGAGACGTTGTCGGAGCTCTTCGCCGGGAGGAGCCAGCTGGTTATCTACCACTTCATGTTTGCCCCGGATTGGAAGGAAGGATGTCCGCACTGTTCGCGTTGGGCCGACAACTTCAATGGAGTCATTGTGCATCTGAACCAACGCGATGTCACTATGGTTGCGGTGTCTCGGGTATCGTACGGCACGTTGGCGGCGTACCGGAAGCGGATGAGCTGGGGTTTCAAGTGGGTCTCGTCGGCGGAGACCGATTTCAATTCCGACTACCACGTATCGTTCACGCCGCAGGAGTTGGCGAGGGCAGCGGCTTTTTACAACTTCACGATACAAGATCCGGGGGTATCGGAGCGAGAGGGGGTCAGCGTGTTCTTCAAGGACGCAACGGGCGGAGTATTCCACACGTATTCGGCTTACGCCCGGGGCATCGACATGCTCAATGTAGACTATCACTACCTTGACCTAGTGCCAAAGGGTCGAGACGAAGGCGGCCGGGGCCCGTACTGGGTGCGTCGTCACGATGAATACGGGCGCTAA